The Mycolicibacterium mageritense genome contains a region encoding:
- the ftsH gene encoding ATP-dependent zinc metalloprotease FtsH, with protein sequence MNRKNVIRTLTVIAVVLLLGWSFFYFSDDTRGYKPVDTSVAMAQIHGDNVNSAQIDDREQQLRLDLKNGNDATENSNKVITKYPTGYGVPIFDALSAKNAKVNTVVNQGSVLGSLLIYMLPLLLLVGLFVMFSRMQGGGRMGFGFGKSRAKQLSKDMPKTTFADVAGVDEAVEELYEIKDFLQNPSRYQALGAKIPKGVLLYGPPGTGKTLLARAVAGEAGVPFFTISGSDFVEMFVGVGASRVRDLFEQAKQNSPCIIFVDEIDAVGRQRGAGLGGGHDEREQTLNQLLVEMDGFGDRQGVILIAATNRPDILDPALLRPGRFDRQIPVSNPDLAGRRAVLKVHSQGKPIAPDADLDGLAKRTVGMSGADLANVINEAALLTARENGTVITGPALEEAVDRVVGGPRRKSRIISEHEKKITAYHEGGHTLAAWAMPDIEPIYKVTILARGRTGGHAVAVPEDDKGLMTRSEMIARLVFAMGGRAAEELVFREPTTGAVSDIEQATKIARAMVTEYGMSSKLGAVRYGTEHGDPFLGRTMGTQADYSHEVAQIIDDEVRKLIEAAHTEAWEILTEYRDVLDTLAGELLEKETLHRAELEAIFGEVKKRPRLTMFDDFGGRVPSDKPPIKTPGELAIERGEPWPPPVPEPAFKAAIAAASREANERAEASRQNGSAANGAPSNGAPNGPTQPDYGAPAGWHAPGWPPPAQQQPGYQPQQGYWYPPPHPSGWQQPQPYPYQPYPQPGQHPAAPDPAGPPSQGSGQDGDRSADRSNPPAHG encoded by the coding sequence ATGAACCGGAAAAATGTGATCCGCACGCTGACCGTCATCGCGGTTGTGCTGTTGCTGGGCTGGTCGTTCTTCTATTTCAGTGACGACACCCGCGGCTACAAGCCCGTCGACACGTCTGTCGCGATGGCGCAGATCCACGGCGACAACGTCAACAGCGCCCAGATCGATGACCGTGAACAGCAGCTTCGGCTGGATCTGAAGAACGGCAACGACGCCACCGAGAACAGCAACAAGGTCATCACCAAGTACCCGACCGGGTACGGCGTGCCGATCTTCGACGCGCTGAGCGCCAAGAACGCCAAGGTCAACACCGTGGTGAACCAGGGCAGCGTGCTCGGATCGCTGCTCATCTACATGCTGCCGCTGCTGTTGCTGGTCGGCTTGTTCGTGATGTTCTCCCGCATGCAGGGCGGCGGGCGTATGGGCTTCGGCTTCGGCAAATCGCGCGCCAAGCAGCTCTCCAAGGACATGCCCAAGACCACGTTCGCCGACGTCGCGGGCGTCGACGAGGCGGTCGAAGAGCTCTACGAGATCAAGGACTTCCTGCAGAACCCCAGCCGTTATCAGGCACTGGGCGCCAAGATCCCCAAGGGCGTGCTGCTGTACGGCCCGCCCGGCACCGGCAAGACCCTGCTGGCCCGCGCGGTCGCCGGGGAAGCCGGAGTTCCGTTCTTCACGATTTCAGGTTCGGACTTCGTCGAGATGTTCGTCGGTGTCGGCGCCTCGCGCGTGCGTGACCTGTTCGAGCAGGCCAAGCAGAACAGCCCGTGCATCATCTTCGTCGACGAGATCGACGCCGTCGGCCGTCAGCGCGGCGCCGGCCTGGGTGGCGGCCACGACGAGCGCGAGCAGACCCTCAACCAGCTGCTGGTCGAGATGGACGGCTTCGGCGACCGCCAGGGCGTCATCCTGATCGCCGCGACCAACCGGCCCGACATCCTCGATCCCGCGCTGCTGCGGCCCGGCCGCTTCGACCGCCAGATCCCGGTCTCCAATCCCGACCTGGCCGGCCGCCGCGCCGTGCTCAAGGTGCATTCGCAGGGCAAGCCCATCGCGCCCGACGCCGACCTCGACGGCCTGGCCAAGCGCACGGTCGGCATGTCCGGTGCCGATCTGGCCAACGTCATCAACGAGGCCGCACTGCTCACCGCACGCGAGAACGGCACCGTGATCACGGGCCCCGCGCTGGAGGAGGCCGTCGACCGCGTCGTCGGCGGCCCGCGCCGCAAGAGCCGCATCATCAGCGAGCACGAAAAGAAGATCACCGCCTACCACGAGGGCGGCCACACGCTCGCGGCCTGGGCGATGCCCGACATCGAGCCCATCTACAAGGTGACCATCCTGGCCCGCGGCCGCACGGGCGGCCACGCCGTCGCGGTGCCCGAGGACGACAAGGGCCTGATGACCCGCTCGGAGATGATCGCCCGGCTGGTGTTCGCGATGGGCGGACGCGCGGCCGAGGAGCTCGTGTTCCGTGAGCCCACGACGGGCGCGGTATCCGACATCGAGCAGGCCACCAAGATCGCCCGCGCCATGGTCACCGAGTACGGCATGAGCTCCAAGCTGGGTGCGGTGCGCTACGGCACCGAGCACGGCGACCCGTTCCTCGGCCGCACCATGGGCACGCAGGCCGACTACAGCCACGAGGTCGCCCAGATCATCGACGACGAGGTGCGCAAGCTCATCGAGGCCGCCCACACCGAGGCGTGGGAGATCCTCACCGAGTACCGCGACGTGCTCGACACGCTGGCCGGCGAGCTGCTCGAGAAGGAGACGCTGCACCGCGCCGAGCTCGAGGCCATCTTCGGTGAGGTCAAGAAGCGTCCCCGGCTCACCATGTTCGACGATTTCGGCGGGCGCGTGCCGTCCGACAAGCCGCCCATCAAGACGCCGGGCGAGCTGGCCATCGAACGCGGCGAGCCGTGGCCTCCGCCCGTGCCGGAGCCGGCCTTCAAGGCTGCCATCGCGGCGGCCAGCCGCGAGGCCAACGAGCGTGCCGAGGCGTCGCGCCAGAACGGTTCGGCCGCCAACGGTGCCCCGAGCAACGGCGCGCCCAACGGGCCCACTCAGCCCGATTATGGCGCCCCGGCAGGCTGGCATGCTCCGGGCTGGCCGCCGCCCGCGCAGCAACAGCCGGGATACCAACCGCAGCAGGGGTACTGGTATCCGCCACCACACCCGTCGGGATGGCAACAGCCTCAGCCGTACCCGTATCAGCCCTATCCGCAACCGGGTCAGCATCCTGCGGCCCCGGATCCGGCCGGGCCGCCAAGCCAGGGATCTGGCCAGGACGGCGACCGGTCGGCGGACCGGTCCAACCCACCGGCACACGGCTGA
- the folE gene encoding GTP cyclohydrolase I FolE, with protein MTSLREHNDTARDTPVFDQPRAEAAVRELLLAIGEDPDRQGLLDTPARVARAYKELMAGLYTDPDAVLNTTFDEQHDELVLVKQIPMYSTCEHHLVSFHGVAHVGYIPGVDGRVTGLSKIARLVDLYSKRPQVQERLTAQIADALMRKLDPRGVIVVVEAEHLCMAMRGVRKPGAITTTSAVRGQFKTDKASRAEALELILRK; from the coding sequence ATGACGTCTCTTCGCGAGCACAACGACACCGCGCGGGACACCCCGGTGTTCGACCAGCCACGGGCCGAGGCGGCCGTGCGTGAGCTGCTCCTCGCGATCGGCGAAGACCCGGACCGCCAAGGGCTTCTCGACACTCCGGCCCGCGTCGCCCGGGCCTACAAGGAGTTGATGGCCGGGCTCTACACCGATCCGGACGCCGTGCTCAACACCACGTTCGACGAGCAGCACGACGAACTGGTGCTGGTCAAGCAGATCCCGATGTATTCGACGTGCGAACACCACCTGGTGTCGTTCCACGGCGTCGCGCACGTCGGCTACATCCCCGGCGTGGACGGGCGAGTCACGGGCCTGTCGAAGATCGCGCGCCTGGTCGACCTCTATTCGAAACGGCCGCAGGTGCAGGAGCGGCTGACCGCGCAGATCGCCGACGCACTCATGCGCAAGCTCGATCCGCGCGGCGTCATCGTGGTCGTCGAGGCCGAGCACCTCTGCATGGCCATGCGCGGTGTCCGGAAACCCGGCGCCATCACCACCACCTCGGCCGTGCGGGGGCAGTTCAAGACCGACAAGGCATCTCGGGCCGAGGCGCTGGAACTCATCCTGCGCAAGTGA
- the folP gene encoding dihydropteroate synthase: MKPTHVQVMGVVNVTDDSFSDGGKFIDRDRAVAHGLALASAGAAIVDVGGESTRPGATRVDPDIEAARVVPVIESLAAQGITISIDTMNAGVARAALESGATIVNDVSGGRADPNMAGVVADAKCPWILMHWRSVGAAQPHRIPGYTDVVAEVRSELLAAVDDAVAAGVDPDRLIIDPGLGFAKTGQHNWALLHALPEFVGTGIPVLVGASRKRFLGTLLAGPDGEPREPDGRGTATAVISALAAVHGAWGVRVHDVQASVDAVKVVAAWQSGGRDG; encoded by the coding sequence GTGAAACCCACCCACGTGCAGGTGATGGGCGTCGTCAACGTCACCGACGATTCTTTTTCCGACGGCGGCAAGTTCATCGATCGCGACCGCGCCGTGGCGCACGGCTTGGCGCTGGCTTCGGCTGGGGCGGCGATCGTGGACGTCGGGGGCGAGTCGACCCGGCCCGGCGCCACCCGGGTGGATCCGGACATCGAGGCGGCACGCGTCGTTCCGGTCATCGAAAGCCTTGCGGCGCAAGGCATCACGATCAGCATCGATACGATGAACGCAGGCGTGGCGCGGGCCGCGCTGGAAAGCGGCGCGACGATCGTCAACGACGTGTCGGGCGGGCGGGCAGATCCCAACATGGCCGGCGTGGTGGCCGACGCCAAATGCCCGTGGATCCTCATGCACTGGCGTTCGGTGGGCGCGGCGCAGCCACACCGGATCCCGGGCTACACCGACGTGGTCGCCGAGGTCCGCAGCGAGCTGCTGGCCGCGGTGGACGACGCGGTCGCCGCGGGCGTCGACCCCGACCGGCTCATCATCGATCCCGGACTGGGCTTCGCCAAGACCGGCCAACACAATTGGGCCCTGCTACACGCCCTGCCCGAATTCGTCGGCACGGGAATCCCGGTGCTGGTCGGGGCGTCGCGCAAGCGTTTCCTGGGCACGTTGCTGGCCGGGCCCGACGGCGAACCCCGCGAGCCCGACGGCCGGGGGACCGCGACCGCGGTCATCTCGGCACTCGCGGCCGTGCACGGGGCGTGGGGTGTGCGGGTGCACGACGTGCAGGCTTCGGTCGACGCCGTGAAAGTCGTGGCGGCCTGGCAGTCGGGAGGCCGTGATGGCTGA
- the folK gene encoding 2-amino-4-hydroxy-6-hydroxymethyldihydropteridine diphosphokinase, with product MTTVVLSIGSNLGDRLARLQSVLDGLGSAVRAVSPVYETAAWGGVEQGPFLNAVLVADDPALDGHGWLRRGQELEQAAGRVRGQKWGPRTLDVDLVTCHADGTEVMSREDGLTLPHPLAHLRAFVLIPWLDIDPDATLTVAGESRPVQRLLTEIDPGERAGVSRTELVLERATEL from the coding sequence GTGACGACTGTCGTTCTCTCGATCGGCTCGAACCTGGGCGACCGGCTGGCGCGGCTGCAGTCCGTGCTCGACGGGCTCGGATCCGCGGTGCGCGCGGTGTCGCCGGTGTACGAGACCGCGGCCTGGGGCGGTGTCGAGCAGGGCCCGTTCCTCAACGCGGTGCTCGTGGCCGACGATCCCGCGCTCGACGGGCACGGCTGGCTGCGGCGCGGGCAGGAACTCGAGCAGGCCGCGGGCCGGGTGCGCGGGCAGAAATGGGGCCCGCGCACGCTCGACGTCGACCTGGTCACGTGCCATGCCGACGGAACCGAGGTGATGTCGCGCGAAGACGGGCTGACGCTGCCGCATCCGCTCGCGCATCTGCGGGCCTTCGTGCTCATCCCGTGGCTCGACATCGACCCTGACGCCACGTTGACCGTGGCAGGCGAATCGCGCCCGGTGCAGCGGCTGCTCACCGAAATCGACCCGGGTGAACGCGCCGGGGTCAGCCGTACCGAGCTGGTCCTGGAACGAGCGACCGAGCTCTGA
- the folB gene encoding dihydroneopterin aldolase, whose amino-acid sequence MADRIELRGLKVRGNHGVFDHERRDGQDFVVDITVWLDLAAAAASDDLADTLDYGALAQRAADIVGGTPRNLIETVSAEIADDLMSDDRLHAVEVVVHKPSAPIPLTFDDVAVVARRSRRGERRAT is encoded by the coding sequence ATGGCTGATCGAATCGAGTTGCGCGGCTTGAAAGTTCGCGGCAACCATGGCGTTTTCGACCACGAGCGCCGCGACGGGCAGGACTTCGTCGTCGACATCACGGTGTGGCTCGACCTCGCGGCCGCCGCGGCCAGTGACGACCTGGCCGACACCCTCGACTACGGCGCGCTGGCCCAGCGGGCCGCCGACATCGTGGGCGGTACCCCACGCAACCTGATCGAAACGGTCTCGGCGGAGATCGCCGACGACCTCATGTCCGACGACCGGCTGCATGCGGTCGAGGTCGTCGTGCACAAACCCAGCGCACCGATCCCGCTGACCTTCGACGACGTCGCGGTCGTGGCCAGGCGCTCGCGGCGCGGGGAGCGGAGGGCTACGTGA